The Fibrobacter sp. UWH4 genomic interval CTGCCTGGATTCTATCGAACCTTCGGTTCTCCAGAATGACAGGCTCAAGGTAAACTATGGACAGAAGAGACTTTTTAAAAACCGCAGGCGCGGCAGCGCTCGCTTCCGCCGTATTCACACCCGCTTTCGCGAAAGGGAAATCCATGGAACAGAAGGAACCCGGAAAGGACGTTTCCAACGTCTATTTCACCAAGGACCTGAGTGCCGCTGGCCTCATCAAGTTGTACAAGAAAATCAACGAGGGCATCACCGGACGCGTGGCCATCAAGCTCCACACCGGCGAAAAGAACGGTCCCAATATCCTGCCCCGTGAATGGGTAAAGGAATTCCAGGCGCAGGTGCCCAACTCCAAGATTGTGGAGACCAACACCTGGTACGAAGGCGACCGGTACACTACCGAACAGCACCGCGAAACCCTCAAGGTGAACGGCTGGACCTTCTGCGACGTGGATATCATGGACGAAGACGGCGAAGTGATGCTCCCCGTAAAGGATGGCCTCATTTTCAAGGAAATGTCCATGGGCGCACACATCAAGAATTACGATTCCATGATCGTGCTGACCCACTTCAAGGGCCACGCCATGGGCGGTTTCGGCGGCTCCATGAAGAACATCGCCATCGGTTGCGCGGGCGGACGCCTGGGCAAGAAGATGATTCACGAATACGTGAAGGGCGGCCCCACCAAGATGGAAGCGGGCGGCACGGCAG includes:
- a CDS encoding DUF362 domain-containing protein; translation: MDRRDFLKTAGAAALASAVFTPAFAKGKSMEQKEPGKDVSNVYFTKDLSAAGLIKLYKKINEGITGRVAIKLHTGEKNGPNILPREWVKEFQAQVPNSKIVETNTWYEGDRYTTEQHRETLKVNGWTFCDVDIMDEDGEVMLPVKDGLIFKEMSMGAHIKNYDSMIVLTHFKGHAMGGFGGSMKNIAIGCAGGRLGKKMIHEYVKGGPTKMEAGGTAGWKTSGALFMETMADSAKATCDFFKGHICFINVLRRMSVDCDCAGLSAAEPKCRDIGILASTDIVAVDQASVDMVYKLPPKELHDLKERIETREGLHQLPAMEKLKMGNRKYRIIEL